The sequence GTGCGCAATATTGGCAAAACGGGATTGGTAGGGATACTTCGTTCAGGATCAAGTGAAGCGAGTATTGGCCTAAGAGCTGATATGGATGCTCTGCATATTCATGAACAAAACAGCTTCGTACATTGCTCACAACACGATGGAAAGATGCACGCTTGTGGCCACGATGGACACTCTGCAATGCTGCTTGGCGCAGCAAGTTATTTAGCCGAAAACCTATTGGCAGGGAACCCAACCTTCGATGGCACGGCGTATTTCATTTTTCAACCCGATGAAGAGCATGGCTGCGGCGCGCAAGCGATGATTGATGATGGCTTGTTTGAGCGATTCTCGATTGATGAAGTGTATGGCGTACATAACTTTCCCGGTTTAGCGGAAGGTGAATTGATGGTTCGTCCTGGATCATTAATGGCCAGTGAGAGCAGCTTTGAGATCACGATCAACGGTGTGGGTGGGCATGCCGCTCTGCCGCATCAAGGGGTCGATCCTCTAGTCGTTGGCTCGCAAGTAATCCTTGGTCTGCAAACCATCGTGTCTCGCAATCTTAGCGCGATTCACGATACTGCTGTGGTTTCAGCAACCGAGTTTATTACAGACGGTACGGTTAACGTTATCCCAACCCAAGTGATTATTAAGGGAGATTGCCGTTGTTTTACTGAATCTTCTCTCGCCCTAATCAAGCAAAGTATGGAGCGAATCGTGGCGGGCATTTGTCAGGCGGCAGGTGCGACTTACGAATTTGAGTTTATCAATACCTTCTACCCAACCATCAATAGTGAGCAACAAACCCAATATTCGGTTGCCGCCGCGCAGAAGGTGCTTGGTGTCGAGAACGTTAATGACGCCTGCGACCCACTGACAATTTCGGAAGATTTCTCAAGCATGTTGCGTGTTAAACCGGGCTGTTATGTGTTGTTGGGTAATGGCACGGAATCGGTCGGTGGCTGTGCATTGCATAACCCCGAATACGATTTTAACGACGGCATCTTAAAGCTCGGTGCGAGCTACTGGATTCAGTTGGTGAACGACCGTTTAGCAAGATCAATTTAGAAACGGCTCAATGAGAAGCAAGTCAATGAGAAGCAACAAGTAGAGAAACAGATTCAGCAGTGGCGAATTTGGCACTGCAAGATGGCTGACTTTAAACGGAGTTTATTGTCGACACAGCCAAAACTGAAGCGCGTGAAGTGACCAAGGTCATCAACGTGTAATTAGGATAATAAAAGGAAAGACAGGATGAAACGATTAGGCGTAGCACTGCTAAGTTTTAGCATGGTTTTTGGCGTTCATGCCGAAACATGGAAGTTTGCTTCAGAAGAGGACAAAACAGACGTTCAAGATATCTATGCGCAAAAATTTGCGGAAGTGATTAAGAAGGAATCTGATGGTGACATCCGTGTTCGCATCTATTACTACGGTCAACTGGGTACAGAAAACGACATCGTAGAACTGGCTGCTAAAGGTACGATTCAATTTGTGTCTGTAGGTGCGGGTCACTTAGGGTCTTATGTTCCTGAAGTACAAGCGGTGAGCTTACCGTATGTTCTGGGTACTAACGAAGCGATCACGCATAAGGTCTTAACGGAAAGCCCAACCATCTACAACAAGCTGGCACCCAAGTTTGAGAGCGTGAACTTAAAGCTGTTGTCGATGATGTCTGAAGGCGAAATGGTGTGGGGTGGCAACAAACCTATCCGCACGCCTGAAGATTTTGCGAACCAGAAAATCCGTACTTTCACTTCAACCGTTCCTGTTGAAACCTACAAAGCGTTTGGTGCAACACCCACCCCTCTTTCTTGGGGTGAAGTGTACGGTTCACTGCAACTTAAGACCATTGATAGCATGGTTAACCCTATCTACTTCATCTACAACGCGAAGTGGCATGAGGTTCAAGATTACCTAATGTTCCCAGGTCAACAACCTTATGTGAGCACCGTTTCGACCAACAGCAAGTGGTACAACGGCCTGTCGGAAGAGAAGCAAGCGATGGTCGACAAAGCGATCACAGCCGCTGACCAAGCTGCGTATGACTACCAAATCCGCATCAACAAAGAGAACATGGACAAGATCTTGAAAGAGCGTCCAAACATGCAAGTGGTCGTGTTAACCGAGGAAGAGCGTGAACGCTTCAAGGTCCTCAGTCAAAAGCTGCACACGACTTACTATGACGTGGTAGCAAATGCTTACCCTTCTGGTGAGCAAAGTGAAGCGCGTGAGGGTGCGAAAACCATTCTCGAAGAAATCCTAGATGAAGTGAAGGCTGCTTCAGCGACGCAATAAAAAGCGTTAGTAAGGATGAATGCTATCCGCTGTTCATTGGCAGTGGATAGCTTATCCCCACCTTCTCCAAATTGTGGCAATGGACTCGTGTCACTGAACGAAGTATGGAGCACTGCCTGCTATGAAAGAACTGCTACATAAAATAAGTGTCGCGACAGAAAAGCTTGAGCGCTTTCTGATCATGACCGCTATTCTCGCGATGATGATCAACTCTACTGCCAATGCGATTGGTCGTTACGCCTTCAATAAAAGCCTATTTTTTTCGGAAGAGCTCAACCAGTTTCTGATTGTGTCTGTGACCTTTATTGGCTTCGCTTATGCGGTGCGCCAAGGCCGAAATATACGCATGACTGCGGTCTACGATTCATTAAGCACGAAAGCTCAAAAAGTTCTAACCACCATCATTGCGCTACTCACTGCCATGTTGATGTTTTACCTCACTTACCATGCGTTCTTCTACGTTAAAGAGCTGAAAGATATCAATCGATTAAGCCCAGCCCTGCAGTTCCCCGTGTATTGGGTATACGCGATCATTCCGATTGGATTTTTCATTGCCGGATTGCAATACAGCATGAGTTTCTTGATGAACCTGCTGCACAAAGAGATCTACGTGTCATTTGACGTGATTGAAAATAGAAATACAAAAGTAGGTGAGTTCGAATGAGCGATGTAGCACAGTTTTTCTCGGACATTATTGCCGGCGAATTAGATATTTATGTCATCACATTTACTCTTGTCTCTGTGATGGTGATTCTGCTGTTTTTGAGCTTCCCTATGATAGTGCCGTTAGCGGTTGGGGCTTTGATTGGCTTGATTCATTTCTCTCAGGTTGAGCCGGGAGTGCTGATTCAGCAAATGGTGACAGGTATCTCGCCGAACGCATTGATTGCGGTGCCGATGTTCATCTTAGCTGCGGATATTATGACGCGTGGTCACACGGCCTATAACCTACTGGGTCTAATTCAAGCTTTTGTAGGTCACTTGCGTGGCGGGTTACCTATTACCACGTGTATCAGCTGTACCTTGTTTGGTTCTGTTTCTGGCTCGACCCAAGCGACCGTGGTGTCGGTTGGTCAAATCATGCGCCCGAAATTACTTCAGGCAGGCTATAAAGACAGCTTCGTGATGGCGCTGATCATCAATGCCAGTGACATCGCGTTTCTTATCCCACCGAGTATCGGTCTGATTCTTTACGGCACCTTAGCCAATGCCAGTGTGGGTGAGCTATTCATTGCAGGTATCGGCCCAGGTTTAGTGCTCGCGAGCCTGTTCTCGTTATACAGCTATGCCTATAGCGTAAAACACAGCGACACCATCACTTTGGTTGAAAAAGCCAACACCGCAGAACGCATTGAAGCGATTAAGAAAGCGATTCTTCCTCTTGGTTTCCCTGCTTTGATTATCGGTGGTATCTATTCGGGCATTGTCACGCCAACCGAGGCGGCTTCATTTGCAGTGTTGTATGCAATCATCGTTGAGTGCATTTTCTATCGCAAACTTGGCGTAAAAGATATCTGTGATGCGGCGTTAAATACCGGCTTGATTACGGCGGTGGTGTTTGTGCTGGTGGGTGTTGGTCAGGCGTTCTCTTGGTACATCTCGTTTGAGCAAATCCCACAAGAATTGCTGGCTCCTCTCAATCTAGAAGACGCTTCGCCTGAGTTCATCCTGTTTGTTATCGCACTGACTTTCTTTGTCGGCTGCATGTTTGTGGATTCCTTGGTGGTTTTGCTAATTTTAACGCCGATCTTTATGCCGATTGTTGATGCAGCAGGTATCGACCCAATCTTGGTCGGTGTGATGGTGACGTTACAAATGGCCATTGGGTCGGCAACGCCGCCATTCGGTTGTGACATCTTTACCGCAATTGCGATTTTCGAGCGTCCTTATATGGAAGTCATCCGCGGAACACTGCCGTTTTTCCTCATCTTGATATTAATGTCTGCGTTGCTGATTTTCTTCCCAAGCATTGCTCTGTTACCAAGAGACATTTTATTCAATTAATTCGTCGAGTTACCCTTATTCAATCAAGGATAGATATATGAGTATATTGCCGCTAACACCTCCACAGAGAGGGTTTGAATCAGCAGAACTAGAGCAACGCACCGTTGAGTTGCAAAAACGGCTTCGCGCTCAAAACATCGATGCTGCATTTTTTACTACCGAACCTGAATTCCGCTATTTCAGTGGCTTTAAATCGCAGTTTTGGGAAAGCCCAACTCGACCTTGGTTCTTGGTGGTACCAGCAGTTGGCAAGCCTATCGCTGTGGTGCCAGAGATCGGTGTGGCTGGCTTTGACGATACATGGATTGACGATGTGCGCAGTTGGCCATCACCAAGGCCAGAAGATGATGGTATCTCTTTGTTAGCGGCTACGTTGTCTGAAGTATCGAGAGGATCTCGCCGAGTCGGTTCGATGGTCGGCCCAGAAACACATCTGCGTATGCCGGCCACTAACTATGCATTGTTACAGCAGAAGCTAAGCCAACATAGTGTGGTTGATGTATCGTTGATGATTCGCGATATGCGCAGTGTTAAGTCTCAAGCCGAAATCGATAAAGTACGCTTTGCGTGCCAAGTCACGGCGGCGGGTTTTGAGTATCTTCGCCAAAATTTAGCAATAGGTATGACAGAGCGACAGGCATGTAAAGCAATGCATTTAGAGATGCTACGCTTGGGCGCTGATGCATGTCCCTATCTGATCTCGGCATCCGGCCAAGGTGGTTATGACAACATCATCATGGGGCCAACCGATCGTGTGCTCAATGAAGGAGACGTATTGATCATCGACACGGGGGCTAACTTTGATGGCTACTTCAGTGACTTTGACCGGAACTATGCGTTTGGACATGCGCAGCTAGATACAATAGCGGCTTATGACGCGGTATATCAGTCGACAGAAGCAGGGTTAGCGATTGCTGAGCCGGGACGAACAACCGGAGACGTATGGCAAGCCATGTGGTCGGTGCTCGAAAAGAACGGCGCACTCGGCAACGATGTGGGTCGCATGGGGCACGGCTTGGGTATGCAGTTAACCGAATGGCCATCACATGTCCCTAACGGTGATGTGATCTTAAAACCCGGTATGGTGCTAACGCTTGAGCCGGGCATGGCATTTGCTAAAAATCGTATGATGGTGCACGAGGAAAACATCGTTATCACTGAATCTGGCTGCGAGATGTTGCACCAAAGAGCCTGGCAATCTATG comes from Vibrio bathopelagicus and encodes:
- a CDS encoding M20 aminoacylase family protein, encoding MSSTFSVKPDQLSSQLIQSMTEWRQHLHRFPECGFDVNLTSDFIANQLHSFGIEVVRNIGKTGLVGILRSGSSEASIGLRADMDALHIHEQNSFVHCSQHDGKMHACGHDGHSAMLLGAASYLAENLLAGNPTFDGTAYFIFQPDEEHGCGAQAMIDDGLFERFSIDEVYGVHNFPGLAEGELMVRPGSLMASESSFEITINGVGGHAALPHQGVDPLVVGSQVILGLQTIVSRNLSAIHDTAVVSATEFITDGTVNVIPTQVIIKGDCRCFTESSLALIKQSMERIVAGICQAAGATYEFEFINTFYPTINSEQQTQYSVAAAQKVLGVENVNDACDPLTISEDFSSMLRVKPGCYVLLGNGTESVGGCALHNPEYDFNDGILKLGASYWIQLVNDRLARSI
- a CDS encoding TRAP transporter substrate-binding protein → MKRLGVALLSFSMVFGVHAETWKFASEEDKTDVQDIYAQKFAEVIKKESDGDIRVRIYYYGQLGTENDIVELAAKGTIQFVSVGAGHLGSYVPEVQAVSLPYVLGTNEAITHKVLTESPTIYNKLAPKFESVNLKLLSMMSEGEMVWGGNKPIRTPEDFANQKIRTFTSTVPVETYKAFGATPTPLSWGEVYGSLQLKTIDSMVNPIYFIYNAKWHEVQDYLMFPGQQPYVSTVSTNSKWYNGLSEEKQAMVDKAITAADQAAYDYQIRINKENMDKILKERPNMQVVVLTEEERERFKVLSQKLHTTYYDVVANAYPSGEQSEAREGAKTILEEILDEVKAASATQ
- a CDS encoding TRAP transporter small permease, whose amino-acid sequence is MKELLHKISVATEKLERFLIMTAILAMMINSTANAIGRYAFNKSLFFSEELNQFLIVSVTFIGFAYAVRQGRNIRMTAVYDSLSTKAQKVLTTIIALLTAMLMFYLTYHAFFYVKELKDINRLSPALQFPVYWVYAIIPIGFFIAGLQYSMSFLMNLLHKEIYVSFDVIENRNTKVGEFE
- a CDS encoding TRAP transporter large permease; the encoded protein is MSDVAQFFSDIIAGELDIYVITFTLVSVMVILLFLSFPMIVPLAVGALIGLIHFSQVEPGVLIQQMVTGISPNALIAVPMFILAADIMTRGHTAYNLLGLIQAFVGHLRGGLPITTCISCTLFGSVSGSTQATVVSVGQIMRPKLLQAGYKDSFVMALIINASDIAFLIPPSIGLILYGTLANASVGELFIAGIGPGLVLASLFSLYSYAYSVKHSDTITLVEKANTAERIEAIKKAILPLGFPALIIGGIYSGIVTPTEAASFAVLYAIIVECIFYRKLGVKDICDAALNTGLITAVVFVLVGVGQAFSWYISFEQIPQELLAPLNLEDASPEFILFVIALTFFVGCMFVDSLVVLLILTPIFMPIVDAAGIDPILVGVMVTLQMAIGSATPPFGCDIFTAIAIFERPYMEVIRGTLPFFLILILMSALLIFFPSIALLPRDILFN
- a CDS encoding M24 family metallopeptidase, which encodes MSILPLTPPQRGFESAELEQRTVELQKRLRAQNIDAAFFTTEPEFRYFSGFKSQFWESPTRPWFLVVPAVGKPIAVVPEIGVAGFDDTWIDDVRSWPSPRPEDDGISLLAATLSEVSRGSRRVGSMVGPETHLRMPATNYALLQQKLSQHSVVDVSLMIRDMRSVKSQAEIDKVRFACQVTAAGFEYLRQNLAIGMTERQACKAMHLEMLRLGADACPYLISASGQGGYDNIIMGPTDRVLNEGDVLIIDTGANFDGYFSDFDRNYAFGHAQLDTIAAYDAVYQSTEAGLAIAEPGRTTGDVWQAMWSVLEKNGALGNDVGRMGHGLGMQLTEWPSHVPNGDVILKPGMVLTLEPGMAFAKNRMMVHEENIVITESGCEMLHQRAWQSMPIIG